A segment of the Oleidesulfovibrio alaskensis DSM 16109 genome:
TGCTGTACGGCGCGCGGGTATCTCTCTGGGTAGGGTTTGTGGCGGTAGGCATTGCCGCGGCCATCGGCACTGTTCTGGGGCTGGTGGCAGGCTATTTCCGCGGACTGACCGATGAGATCATCATGCGCTTTGTCGATGTGATGCTCTGCTTTCCTTCATTTTTTCTCATCCTCGCGGTCATTGCCTTTCTGGAACCGAGCCTTGGCAACATAATGATCGTCATCGGCCTGACATCGTGGATGGGAGTGGCCCGACTGGTGCGTGCCGAAACGCTGACCCTGCGGGAGCGGGATTTCATTGCGGCATCACGCCTTGCCGGGGCAGGTACGGTCCGCATTCTTTTTATGCACATTCTGCCCAACGCCATCGCGCCGGTGCTGGTGGCCGCCACACTGGGCGTGGCCGGCGCCATACTGACGGAAAGCGCCCTGAGCTTTCTCGGGCTGGGAGTTCAGCCGCCCATGCCCAGCTGGGGCAACATGCTGATGGAAGGCAAAGACGTGATGGAATTTGCTCCGTGGCAGTCTCTCTTTCCCGGTGCGGCCATACTGATCACCGTTCTGGGGTACAACCTGCTGGGAGAAAGCCTGCGCGACATTCTGGATCCGCGGCTGCGCCGCTGACTCCGCACCGGTCACCGCAACCCT
Coding sequences within it:
- a CDS encoding ABC transporter permease codes for the protein MAGLFPLRVGLFFRKAAGRYGMLWTGAAIVGSMSVLALLAPWIAPYDPTLLNVHAILQPPSTVHPFGTDALGRDIFSRMLYGARVSLWVGFVAVGIAAAIGTVLGLVAGYFRGLTDEIIMRFVDVMLCFPSFFLILAVIAFLEPSLGNIMIVIGLTSWMGVARLVRAETLTLRERDFIAASRLAGAGTVRILFMHILPNAIAPVLVAATLGVAGAILTESALSFLGLGVQPPMPSWGNMLMEGKDVMEFAPWQSLFPGAAILITVLGYNLLGESLRDILDPRLRR